Part of the Leptospira langatensis genome is shown below.
AAAACGGGACGACTATCTTATTCGTGACCCATGATCCCGATTATGCTTCTCTTGCTGAACGAAAGATCAATATGGTCGATGGCATGATCGAATCTGACCAAATCCAAAGCCATAGTAAAAAGAAGTAATATTCAGCTCCTATTTTTTGTGCGCGTGAAAGCGAGTGTTAATTCCAAACACAGAGTAGATCGGACACCAGCCGATAATACCGGTAACTAAGGGAATACAACCTATTGCGAAGAGAGGTATTTT
Proteins encoded:
- a CDS encoding YgaP family membrane protein; this encodes MKFINSGFFDRAVRVLLGTGLIAWAFFTNEWYKIPLFAIGCIPLVTGIIGWCPIYSVFGINTRFHAHKK